The DNA sequence atatgtttataatatcaCCTGCGAAAGATATTTTTGTCAAAAAGCACGGAATCTCTATAGAGCTGTCACACCCGCAGGCATGTCAAAAGAATAACAGAAGCATAATATTCACTGGCAATgctattacataattttttttctcactaaTCTAACAATAGAGGGCGCCTCACATCAATCAATGTGACAGCTGGATAAAAAACTTACAACTCGCCGGCATTTgtgacatttataaaattacctaTGGAGAGGTAGTTTCTTATTTCTTAAGAATATagaatactaataaatacatCTCAGTATACTTTTCTGTCCGTCTTTTTAGTcgttatttttgaaattatgttttcaaatcttaaagttttataacttttttttcttacctGGTGCTAATGTAAGTTCGTCGTTTAACCTTGCCTCATATGTATAAAGTGCTCTACACTTTCCAATAAACTTTTGAGGAGTGACATCATTACCGTCATTTTTGTCTAAGCAATTTAAATCTGTTGAACTATCGCTCTGCGACGAGAATTCatctgtaacaaaaaaataaatggatcTAGAGAAAGAAAATCTTAATAAACTCATCTTGGGTCACTCAACTCTTGAGTGGCCATTGACCGTttgaacaataaaattaaatcgttTTAACATTCTTAAAGACTTAAATCCAGGACCTTAGatataattacacaaatgCCACAAAGCGTGACGTAAGTTAGAAAGAGACtgagtaaaatttatttttgaagttataattcttttggcgcgttagggaaaaatctgggagagtaaatttttacaatgcgcaccgtcacaaaaaaccgacaccctgaagttaacTAAAGTCAACATTATacttttttctaataatagtgtagttttttctacaggaagaacaaattttttgaaaagatttttatcttgttacgccaaagaagtataacttctaacgcgtgtacataagtacacacacttttttttggatattattacaaaacatGAAAATTTACCGAAATCGCTATCGTGTTGGTTAGATAGACCATCGCCCGCGCCGCGTTCACTCCAATCCAGTGGGCTATCAGGTGGCGGTGGCGCTTCAGGAGTGGGAGGGGGCTTGGCAGTTGGTGACGGAAGTTCCGAACTTATGGGTGTCGTAGGAGCACTCTTATGTTCCGTGTTCCTCCTAAACGACAGGTGTTCTATCCTTAGTTTGCTAGAAGCGCGACTCATTATCGAATCTCTTCTTTCTCTCTCCTCCCCCCCATTTACACTCTTTGAAAGAGCTGTGTAATTTGGTTGGAGATTTTTGTTCACCTCGTTTTGATAATCACTTTGTAGCCATGGCGGCACCTGAGAAAAGCACGTCAAAATTAGAAGAGGAATCACATATTCCAAATAGTTATAAAAGCATATGTTTTGATCTTAAAAACTTCCAAGGCTCAACTATACTTTAAGAGTAAGCATAGTATATCTATGTGGCTGATTATAACTATtgcaatttcattattctCATTACCAGCATTTTtgtgaatatttaatatgaaattttacGTACTCAAAAGTCAGAAGAATGGTAGTATTTATTCGTGTTTAGCACTATTGTACATTCATGTTAGAAGCCATAAATGAAACGTACGACATTCTTTAAAACAGATTCTACATATTCTTAGGGGTTTATAGGTTCAAATCTCATTATTGCCCCAGTTTCTACAatctaaagtaaaatattacatacttTAAGTATGCTCTGTTGTAATCCCTGCTTGTCTCTTACAACTTGTATGTGTGCTGCCAAGGGATGTTGAACTGCGGTTCGATTGTCTATTTCACTTAATGTTGACGTAATTTTGTATCTTATCGCCTCTAAGTATGTCAACATTGCTCTCATCTGAAAATATACGAgttaaattttgaataataatttctcaATTGTATAATCATAGATTATATTAAGAAACATTGTTGGAATTACGTAAAACGCATAGCCAGGTAAGTTGTTATTtaaagacttaaaaatattgcaaGCATTATTAACTAATGTGAACctaatgaattttaaatatttcgcaAACATTTTGGAATCTTTTGAGTCGGTAAGTACAATAAAGATCTTATATAACAGTCATTATCAAGTTTCGCATTAAGATGATTCATTCGTTTACAAGGTATTGAAACAATGATAACTTACGTGGTACAATTTATCAGCAACATTTTGCTGGGAATCGTCATTACCAAATGTCGGTGTCTGTTTCATCGCCATGGATAGTTTCTCAAGACCTTGCATTGATTTTCGTTCTCTTTCGATATCTTGTTTCACCAGTTGCAGTATTTTCAGTAATGCCTATAAGACgcaacttttaatatttgtttttcgtaagtatatatatttttatagaacaggtgaAAATCGGGCAGgagactcatctgatgttaagtgattccgactcccatggacactcaatgccagagggctcgcaagtgcgttgccggccttttcagAATTGGTACTCGTGGCTCttctcttgaaggaccctaagtcgaattggttcagaaatacttcggtaggcagctggttccatacaGTGGTGATGAGTGgcagaaactgccttaaaaacgctcagttgtggaacggcggacgtcgaggtgatacgggtggaatttcgtattttgcctcgacgtccgaacaactcctctgaacactctcagTGGAAAATTAGTTAGGTCTGCATCAAGTCATGTTaaacttatacaaaaattgttaCGCATCTTTATTGAACCTAAATTGGCGTTCTAGAATATGGAATTTGACCCTTATAATCTATTAACCACATCAGATCCACCACCACAGAATATCAAAAGTTATCATAAGATCCATGCGAGCAGTGACAGTCTATTGTTAGCCGACACTTAGGACAATGTACTGACATTGCCGTAATTTCAAGGGTAATTACATAACAGTGATGCGTACTTGTTTACGACGTTCTCGATTCATTGCCAATGTTGTGTGCTCGCAGTAAAAGTCAGGTAGCAATTGCTCACTAGCGCCGGCAGGTGCAGAGCGAACGCCGCGTACCACTCTCATATCCAAATTAGCGTTAGCATTATTTATTGGTCCCACTAAAGTATTCGTTGCCTGGGAAAAAGTTACACAATCAGATTTGAACGGCCATTTAAATTTCTCCTAATTACGCTGATATAACGCTCACCTCAGCTAATTGTGGCGGAACCGCGGCCGTCAGCCTAAGATAACAATCTGCCGAGCTCTTTAACTGCGCGAGTCTCTCTTCTTCGAGAGATTCTAGCATACCTGCTCCCTTCACGACACTCGTCTCCCATTCTAGCCTAAATAATCGTGTAATTAGAATACTACAATTGCAACAAATAATTAccagatttagttttttaatgagATACCTTGCTCGTTCTGCTTGTACACAAACATTATAATACTCCGCTTCAGTCTTTTTCACGGCGTCCTCAGTCTTCCGTTTTTTGACTTGCATTTTGGCTGCATCTCGTTCGTTCGCTGAATTAGAGATACGTTCTGCTCGAGCAGCGCTGAGGATAGAATGCGGAATGTGGCCCATACTTGAACTGCGCGAAATGCGGCTGTgaacagataaaaaataaacttctgTCCTCATCGCCCCTATGGCAACAATCGCATAGCTAGCATATTATTATCGCGTAGCTAATCGCAGAGCAAATCGAAGGATCCTTCAGAGTCGACAGAGACATACGATATTGTAAACtagatcaataaaaataaagatatcgCATGTCTCGACGATTTTTTACGATATCAATGCGAACCTAATCTCGAGAGAAGAATCTTGGAGTTTCTCGTTTTCTCTTGCGGCGGCGTGAGACTGCCTCTTTGATTTTACTTCTGCTGATCTCCAATCTGATAGGCTACGAGTCGTTTTATCCACGTTGCCTTCGATCTGAAAAAATGAGTATTATTTAGGTCCTTTATATCCTAGTTGTAACGTAACGTAACGTGTAACACTTTTATATaccttttttcttaattttaattgattatcGATTACATTTTTCATCGGTTTGACTAGTTCTTCTGCTAGCGCACTGGAGTAATTTctgtaaacaattaaaaatattaatacatgtATACGTAGACTAAACAGTGCATATCATTATGCAAATACCTATGTATATCGGCTCGTTTCTCCATTTCCATTGCAACATGTTTCCATGCATCTGCACAAGAGCCTACGCTCTCCTTGCACGCTTTGCTTAACTTCGTGCCGAGTTTTGTTAAgcattttgaataataattctcAGCTTCAACCCTGTAACACATTATTCCATAAATAGCTTTCTTCGAAATGAGTTATCGTAAAAAGATTGCGGAAGAgctaataacaaatataaccGCCATGGCGTAACGACTAAGTTTTTATGGATGTTACATAGCTGCGGTTGTGTAAAGTGCAAAATGTTAATATCTTATCTAAGGTTATTGTGTTGATAGAGATGAAGTCTCGGAGTTATTTATGTTCTCTATTGGCCCACTTGGCTTTACCACGCGACGATCTATTTCTAAATCTGTGACCATTGCCGTAAGCTTAAGTCAAATAATCCACAGTGCGACTATTCCTATcgcattaataaatattttgtttttcttctaattaaaaactttaaacaaacaaattctTGATAAATAATCCTAAACAGATTTTACATAATGCAtaataatggtaacttttatttagtacttaaTTAGTTGCATAAAAGCGGTTTACTAAACGTTTGTATTACTGCTATTAAGTAATTGTAGCACGCTATTTGCTAGGTCGTTAGAAACCTTTAAATAGCACAACTGGCTACACGGACTCGTCTAAATAAAGCAAATAAAAGATTTCGATGTTATCTATCAAATGTTACTAACTGAAGAGTCTGTTTGATCTGATTTCGCGACAACTGTTAAGAAATAAACGCGAGAGGTAAACGTTTCTACAATTTCCTTGTTTGAGGTatgacaaattaatttaagaaatactaaaatattttatacaaacttaaactatattttatttatcttatatatatggTGTGGTAGGCACATTAAATGTAGTCATTCCATAGACTAGCTCCcagaatgaaaaataaaatgaaaaaatacgaaaatacaaaattttaaactttaaacgtGATTTTTTTCTTGGTTGATGAAAAACATATGTTAAGTTAATAGTCAGTTATCTGGCTTGATATGGCAGTTTCTCGCTGTATACGattactcaaactcaaaacgttgtttaaattagttttgtcGATAACTATCAATaatcacattttttataaaattaacaccTAAGTCGCGTCCTGCTACTTTTCTTTCGCGTTCAAAGGGCTGAACTAGACTTTACCTCGGAAACGAGTTTACGTATGAAACGGCtttataatcataaatatGCCGTAAGAATTTCATACATAttgtattagaaaatatatttatttacaatgatACCTACCTatgttttgattattaaaagatAAGCATCTCCCGTAACGCATTAAGGGCAAAGGGCACCTTACCTTTGTTTCATTCACAATAATTGAACTTTATaagtaatttgtatgaataCTGTACTAGTACATAGTAAATTTTTGGTTTATATTCTTCATCAGGATTCGGGACAACACGTAAGTTTACGCAGTCTGTTACAATAAGCATATCTCGGACACGTTTGCGTCATCATTGGCACGACTTGTTGAAGCTTATAATGATGGGCAAAATTCAAGGCGGGCTGGTAAAAGATGTGGTTACACAAAGGCGCGGGAGTGGACCAGCATCACATCCGCCGAAGAACTGTTTCGACTTCGGGCAAGATACCCGGGAATTCAAGTTGTTATTAGTCGATCTTTAGTAATAAAGTGACATCTGAAGAGGAAGATTCTTAATCAAAGGAGCAAGTGTTAATTGAACACAGTTTGGAACCGAACCACCTCAGGCACACGCACACaaggtaattttatataatttaataagtattcTATATACAGTATACACCATATGGTTTCAAGACTTAATAGACAAGATAGAATTGGTAAGCGAGCGGCCTTCTTACAAGGTCGGTCCAaatgtaatacataaaaatgccCACCCTAAAAATCTTTGGAAGCGAAGATTCTTCCTCGATAAAACGGACTATTCCagacaaaaaatattgcttaATTCTAACCAGTTATTCCCGAACTTGTCAACCAAACCTTCACTTTAGTATTcctatcttatatataatcttttatctacggtaaaattatttaccttTCTTGCAAAATCGATGCTAACTCTTTGCTGAAATCACTACCTTGCTTCACGTACCGTCGTAGCTCGTCAAATCCGTTTTGAGCCTGTAAAAATAGTACTTAGTTTAATTGGTTacataatttaactaaaagcACACAACgattatatacataacaaatgtctggtttattattaaattaaagtaccCGAAACGAGATACGATATTGCATCCACATTTCTCCATTTTAGCAGGTCATCCCGAAAATCAAACGtatatactttaattatttgtcaaataattaatataaacaccAAAGCAGTTTGGAACTGATCCCACTAACCCTTCACACGAAACTGcatgtaacaaaataattgtatttatttcttgtaAACGCATTATAATCGCGTGCAATTAATTCTCTAGCTAATTACACCGCTTGATCTCCTTTTGTCTTGTGTTTTTATCGATTTCTTTTCATTTACATTTTCAACTAGTAATTTGTTTGTAACCCACTTTTGTAAGTTTCTAGTTCATAGTCATGTTTTTTAATGCGATAAAGTGGTATTTGGCCTTATGAAGTAGATTGTGAACTTTTGTCATTAATGTGTGAGGAAGAAGAATAATCCAGTGGCACACTATATGTCTTGGCTCCAGTTTATTTTGCcatttgtgcctgacacgtcGTTTATTTTTGGCGAAGACACCGGTTTCCAGCAagtgttaaacaaaaatttataaaatctattggTGCAAGGCTGTTTGATTGCTGACCTCGCTGTAAGATATATAGGTCATTCTTGTTCGGAGCCATGAGCActattagaaatattatttaattttagttccaATTATCGAGAATTATAACAGTTTTTATTGTGTATTTGTGTTATGGTGTACCTTACAATACACTAAAATGACATCTAGTCTAAATCTCAAGAAGAAAACCAAGATCTCTTTCTCTAAAGCAATAGGTACATCTCTTGTAATCGCttgattaaatagtttaagttAATGGGATTAACACTTAGCCTTAGTCGGAGACATctaatagaaaataagtattattagaATCTAAAACTGAAGTGAAACCAAAACaggaaacataaaaaaacagtttagatactctttaaatataatatatagcatTTCCCCACTGGTGATTAATTATTCAAGTCACAGACCTTTTTAAGTGCTGGTCACGCGCCACGAGTCGCAACACATCGATGGATTAAAAATGATACTAGCATTTTATTAGttccaatagactttctttaaAATGTATCAAGTCTAACAGGCCACGATTTGAAGTACTTTGACTCTATAATTGCGAATACAATACAAACATAaaggataaaaatataacagccGTTTAGTGAATCTCAAATAGCTACGCATGCTTTGCAAAATTCTTTCTTCTAAAAGAGTCTTACAGTATTTTCATGAATAAAAACAGCTTGGTGCGGTAAAAATACAGGCCTTATTATCTAATAATGTTGACGAGTAGTTTCAATCATTAAACTTTTCTAAGGAATCAAACATAAAAGTGTCTTTATAACGGAATTAAAACCTAATCAACCGTTTTCTAGCGATCTTGTCTAGCAAAAAGGCTGTATTCCCTTACTTTGTAAAGTCGTTTCATAACAGTACAAGTATAGCACGTTTTTAATGGAGCAAAATAAAGGCAGTCTGAAAAGCAAGTGCACGCAATCGGAACGAGATTTCTACTTTTTCTAGTCAGCTTAGATTTCAATTGACTATTTACTACTTGGACTTTCTTAGAAACCAAATACAGTGTCATTTTGTTACTCTTATGATGTACATGTAACCGAGAACGTATAACGCACGCCTGAAGTCGCGTAAGTCAATgggataaataataaatggagctggagataatttttttattaccaaaaaaggtttttattctcttttttgacattttttagGTCTATGACATTCCGGTTTTAT is a window from the Pieris napi chromosome Z, ilPieNapi1.2, whole genome shotgun sequence genome containing:
- the LOC125062435 gene encoding nostrin isoform X2, whose translation is MNRENVTNKIAAGMDRWQNTIEDMINLRSSNNHAFKDNYWAQNGFDELRRYVKQGSDFSKELASILQERVEAENYYSKCLTKLGTKLSKACKESVGSCADAWKHVAMEMEKRADIHRNYSSALAEELVKPMKNVIDNQLKLRKKIEGNVDKTTRSLSDWRSAEVKSKRQSHAAARENEKLQDSSLEISRISRSSSMGHIPHSILSAARAERISNSANERDAAKMQVKKRKTEDAVKKTEAEYYNVCVQAERARLEWETSVVKGAGMLESLEEERLAQLKSSADCYLRLTAAVPPQLAEATNTLVGPINNANANLDMRVVRGVRSAPAGASEQLLPDFYCEHTTLAMNRERRKQALLKILQLVKQDIERERKSMQGLEKLSMAMKQTPTFGNDDSQQNVADKLYHMRAMLTYLEAIRYKITSTLSEIDNRTAVQHPLAAHIQVVRDKQGLQQSILKVPPWLQSDYQNEVNKNLQPNYTALSKSVNGGEERERRDSIMSRASSKLRIEHLSFRRNTEHKSAPTTPISSELPSPTAKPPPTPEAPPPPDSPLDWSERGAGDGLSNQHDSDFDEFSSQSDSSTDLNCLDKNDGNDVTPQKFIGKCRALYTYEARLNDELTLAPGDIINIYEKQDGVWWSGDLNGTFGIFPSSYVEEITSCI
- the LOC125062435 gene encoding nostrin isoform X1, whose amino-acid sequence is MPNMLKRSFSGTSSKESIGNASSSHEDDGGDTMNRENVTNKIAAGMDRWQNTIEDMINLRSSNNHAFKDNYWAQNGFDELRRYVKQGSDFSKELASILQERVEAENYYSKCLTKLGTKLSKACKESVGSCADAWKHVAMEMEKRADIHRNYSSALAEELVKPMKNVIDNQLKLRKKIEGNVDKTTRSLSDWRSAEVKSKRQSHAAARENEKLQDSSLEISRISRSSSMGHIPHSILSAARAERISNSANERDAAKMQVKKRKTEDAVKKTEAEYYNVCVQAERARLEWETSVVKGAGMLESLEEERLAQLKSSADCYLRLTAAVPPQLAEATNTLVGPINNANANLDMRVVRGVRSAPAGASEQLLPDFYCEHTTLAMNRERRKQALLKILQLVKQDIERERKSMQGLEKLSMAMKQTPTFGNDDSQQNVADKLYHMRAMLTYLEAIRYKITSTLSEIDNRTAVQHPLAAHIQVVRDKQGLQQSILKVPPWLQSDYQNEVNKNLQPNYTALSKSVNGGEERERRDSIMSRASSKLRIEHLSFRRNTEHKSAPTTPISSELPSPTAKPPPTPEAPPPPDSPLDWSERGAGDGLSNQHDSDFDEFSSQSDSSTDLNCLDKNDGNDVTPQKFIGKCRALYTYEARLNDELTLAPGDIINIYEKQDGVWWSGDLNGTFGIFPSSYVEEITSCI